From Streptomyces sp. Edi4, one genomic window encodes:
- a CDS encoding polyprenyl synthetase family protein, which translates to MTVSSTGTRGETVPTVPSASANPAVDTVDVNALLERGRELSTPELRAAVDRLAAPMDTVAAYHFGWIDAEGRPSAGDGGKAVRPALALLSAEAAGAAAEVGVPGAVAVELVHNFSLLHDDLMDGDEQRRHRDTVWKVHGPAQAILVGDALFALANEVLLELGTVEAGRATRRLTTATRKLIDGQAQDISYEHRERVTVEECLEMEGNKTGALLACAVSIGAVLGGADEAMADTLEAYGYHLGLAFQAVDDLLGIWGDPDATGKQTWSDLRQRKKSLPVVAALAAGGPASTRLGELLAADAKSNDFDSFSEAEFATRAALIEEAGGREWTSQEARRQHTIAIDALGAVDMPQTVRAQLTALADFVVVRKR; encoded by the coding sequence ATGACTGTTAGCAGTACTGGAACAAGAGGAGAGACTGTGCCGACTGTGCCTTCGGCTTCGGCGAATCCGGCTGTGGACACCGTGGACGTCAACGCCCTGCTGGAGCGGGGGCGCGAGCTGTCCACGCCGGAGCTTCGCGCGGCCGTCGACCGGCTCGCGGCTCCCATGGACACCGTCGCCGCCTACCACTTCGGGTGGATCGACGCCGAGGGGCGCCCCTCGGCCGGTGACGGCGGCAAGGCGGTGCGGCCCGCGCTCGCCCTGCTCTCCGCGGAGGCGGCGGGGGCCGCGGCCGAGGTCGGCGTGCCCGGCGCGGTCGCCGTGGAGCTCGTGCACAACTTCTCGCTCCTGCACGACGACCTCATGGACGGCGACGAGCAGCGCCGCCACCGCGACACGGTGTGGAAGGTGCACGGCCCGGCGCAGGCGATCCTCGTGGGTGACGCCCTGTTCGCGCTCGCCAACGAGGTCCTGCTTGAGCTGGGCACGGTCGAGGCGGGCCGCGCCACGCGCCGTCTGACCACCGCCACCCGCAAGCTGATCGACGGTCAGGCCCAGGACATCTCCTACGAGCACCGCGAGCGGGTCACCGTCGAGGAGTGCCTGGAGATGGAGGGCAACAAGACGGGCGCGCTGCTCGCCTGCGCCGTCTCCATCGGCGCGGTCCTCGGCGGCGCGGACGAGGCGATGGCCGACACCCTGGAGGCGTACGGCTACCACCTCGGCCTCGCCTTCCAGGCCGTCGACGACCTGCTCGGCATCTGGGGCGACCCGGACGCCACGGGCAAGCAGACCTGGAGCGACCTGCGCCAGCGCAAGAAGTCCCTGCCCGTCGTCGCCGCGCTCGCCGCGGGCGGCCCGGCCTCCACCCGGCTCGGCGAGCTCCTGGCCGCCGACGCCAAGAGCAATGACTTCGACAGCTTCTCCGAGGCGGAGTTCGCCACCCGGGCGGCCCTGATCGAGGAGGCCGGCGGCCGGGAGTGGACCTCCCAGGAGGCCCGCAGGCAGCACACCATCGCCATCGACGCGCTCGGCGCCGTCGACATGCCGCAAACCGTCCGCGCCCAGCTCACCGCGCTGGCGGACTTCGTCGTCGTACGAAAGAGATGA
- the shc gene encoding squalene--hopene cyclase, which translates to MTATTDGSTGAPTPRAAAARTTAGTAPGADQVLDAAKLAAQRGVEHLLARQDAQGWWKGDLETNVTMDAEDLLLRQFLGIQDDKVLAAAALFIRGQQRDDGTWATFYGGPGELSATIEAYVALRLAGDLPEAPHMARASAWIRAKGGIASARVFTRIWLALFGWWKWDDLPELPPELIFLPPWVPLNIYDFGCWARQTIVPLTVVSAKRPVRPAPFALDELHTDARRPNPAKPLAPLASWSGAFQRLDKVLHAYRKVAPRKLRRAAMRGAARWIVERQENDGCWGGIQPPAVYSVIALHLLGYDLQHPVMRAGLESLDRFAVWREDGSRMIEACQSPVWDTCLAVIALADAGVAPDHPALVKAADWMLAEEITRPGDWAVRRPQLEPGGWAFEFHNDNYPDIDDTAEVILALRRVKHPRQNEVEAAIARGVRWSVGMQSKNGAWAAFDADNTSAFPNRLPFCDFGEVIDPPSADVTAHVVEMLAYEGKAHDPRTRRGVEWLLAEQEANGAWFGRWGVNYVYGTGSVVPALTAAGIPASHPAIRRAVGWLESVQNDDGGWGEDLRSYGETEWMGRGPSTASQTAWALLALLAAGEREGRAAERGIAWLAENQREDGSWDEPYFTGTGFPWDFSINYHLYRQVFPLTALGRYVHGEPFSPNAAKGS; encoded by the coding sequence ATGACAGCGACGACCGACGGAAGCACCGGGGCCCCGACGCCCCGGGCCGCCGCGGCCAGGACGACCGCCGGGACGGCACCCGGCGCGGACCAGGTGCTCGACGCCGCGAAGCTGGCCGCACAGCGCGGGGTGGAGCACCTGCTGGCGAGACAGGACGCCCAGGGCTGGTGGAAGGGCGACCTGGAGACCAACGTCACCATGGACGCCGAGGACCTGCTGCTGCGGCAGTTCCTCGGAATCCAGGACGACAAGGTGCTGGCCGCGGCCGCCCTGTTCATCCGGGGCCAGCAGCGCGACGACGGGACCTGGGCCACCTTCTACGGCGGGCCCGGTGAACTGTCCGCCACCATCGAGGCGTACGTCGCCCTCAGGCTCGCCGGCGACTTGCCCGAGGCCCCGCACATGGCGCGAGCCTCGGCCTGGATCAGGGCGAAGGGCGGGATCGCCTCGGCCCGGGTCTTCACCCGCATCTGGCTGGCCCTGTTCGGCTGGTGGAAGTGGGACGACCTGCCCGAGCTGCCGCCCGAGCTGATCTTCCTGCCGCCGTGGGTCCCCCTCAACATCTACGACTTCGGCTGCTGGGCGCGGCAGACCATCGTGCCGCTCACGGTGGTCTCGGCCAAGCGCCCGGTGCGGCCCGCGCCCTTCGCGCTGGATGAGCTGCACACCGACGCGCGGCGGCCCAATCCGGCCAAACCCCTTGCCCCGCTCGCCAGTTGGAGCGGCGCCTTCCAGCGGCTCGACAAAGTGCTGCACGCCTATCGCAAGGTGGCGCCCCGCAAGCTGCGCCGGGCGGCGATGCGCGGGGCCGCCCGCTGGATCGTCGAACGCCAGGAGAACGACGGCTGCTGGGGCGGTATCCAGCCACCCGCGGTGTACTCCGTCATCGCCCTGCATCTGCTCGGCTACGACCTCCAGCATCCCGTGATGCGGGCCGGCCTGGAGTCGCTGGACCGGTTCGCGGTGTGGCGCGAGGACGGTTCCCGGATGATCGAGGCCTGCCAGTCCCCGGTGTGGGACACCTGCCTCGCCGTCATCGCGCTGGCCGACGCGGGCGTGGCGCCCGACCATCCCGCCCTCGTCAAGGCGGCCGACTGGATGCTCGCCGAGGAGATCACCCGGCCGGGCGACTGGGCGGTGCGCCGGCCCCAACTCGAGCCGGGGGGCTGGGCGTTCGAGTTCCACAACGACAACTACCCCGACATCGACGACACCGCCGAGGTGATCCTGGCGCTGCGCCGCGTCAAGCATCCCCGTCAGAACGAGGTCGAGGCGGCCATCGCGCGCGGGGTGCGCTGGAGCGTGGGCATGCAGTCCAAGAACGGCGCGTGGGCCGCGTTCGACGCGGACAACACCAGTGCCTTCCCCAACCGGCTGCCGTTCTGCGACTTCGGTGAGGTCATCGACCCGCCGTCGGCCGATGTCACCGCCCACGTCGTGGAGATGCTGGCCTACGAGGGCAAGGCGCACGATCCGCGCACCCGGCGCGGCGTGGAGTGGCTGCTGGCCGAACAGGAGGCCAACGGCGCCTGGTTCGGGCGCTGGGGCGTCAACTACGTCTACGGCACCGGCTCGGTGGTGCCTGCCCTGACCGCCGCCGGCATCCCCGCCTCGCACCCGGCGATCCGCCGGGCGGTCGGCTGGCTGGAATCCGTGCAGAACGACGACGGCGGCTGGGGCGAGGACCTGCGCTCGTACGGCGAGACGGAATGGATGGGCCGCGGGCCCTCGACGGCCTCGCAGACCGCCTGGGCGCTGCTCGCGCTCCTCGCGGCGGGGGAGCGGGAGGGCAGGGCCGCCGAACGCGGCATCGCCTGGCTCGCCGAGAACCAGCGCGAGGACGGGTCCTGGGACGAGCCGTACTTCACCGGCACCGGATTCCCCTGGGACTTCTCGATCAACTACCACCTCTACCGGCAGGTCTTCCCGCTGACCGCGCTCGGGCGTTACGTCCATGGAGAACCGTTCTCCCCCAACGCCGCCAAGGGGAGTTGA
- a CDS encoding 1-hydroxy-2-methyl-2-butenyl 4-diphosphate reductase, producing the protein MDTPQPPHVPLVIACALTIERLALRGAHGGAAAPVTVVRSGMGPKAAERAVHEVLGAPATRAAAVIASGFCAGLVPGMHPGDLVVAEETRDPRGATVCAGVDVLAKALAEALPGRTVHTGPLAGSDHVVRGPERAALRATGAIAVDMESAATLWTAQRRGPRPVAAVRVVVDAPEHELVRIGTVRGGISAFRVLRAVLPAFFEWHRSLPLPRR; encoded by the coding sequence ATGGACACACCCCAGCCGCCGCACGTGCCGCTGGTGATCGCGTGCGCGCTCACCATCGAGCGCCTGGCGCTGCGCGGCGCCCACGGCGGCGCGGCGGCGCCGGTCACCGTGGTGCGCAGCGGGATGGGCCCGAAAGCCGCCGAACGCGCTGTCCACGAGGTGCTGGGCGCGCCCGCGACCCGTGCGGCGGCGGTCATCGCCTCAGGCTTCTGCGCCGGTCTCGTCCCCGGGATGCACCCCGGGGACCTGGTCGTCGCCGAGGAAACCCGCGACCCCCGGGGCGCCACCGTGTGCGCCGGCGTCGACGTGCTCGCCAAGGCGCTCGCCGAGGCGCTGCCGGGCCGCACGGTCCACACCGGCCCGCTCGCCGGGTCCGACCATGTCGTACGGGGGCCCGAGCGGGCCGCTCTGCGGGCGACCGGAGCGATCGCGGTGGACATGGAGTCCGCCGCCACGCTCTGGACCGCCCAGCGGCGCGGACCGCGTCCGGTTGCGGCCGTCCGGGTGGTCGTGGACGCTCCAGAACATGAACTCGTCCGGATCGGCACGGTGCGCGGTGGAATATCAGCCTTCCGCGTTCTTCGTGCCGTTCTTCCCGCTTTCTTTGAATGGCACCGTTCTTTGCCGCTCCCCAGGAGGTGA
- the hpnH gene encoding adenosyl-hopene transferase HpnH, which yields MAMPLRQSIRVGTYLFEQKLRKREKFPLIVELEPLFACNLKCEGCGKIQHPAGILKQRMPVAQAVGAVLESGAPMVSIAGGEPLMHPQIDEIVRQLVAKKKYVFLCTNALLMRKKLEKFTPSPYFAFAVHIDGLRERHDESVAKEGVFDEAVEAIKEAKRQGFRVTTNSTFFNTDTPQTIIEVLNFLNDDLKVDEMMISPAYAYEKAPDQEHFLGVEQTRELFKKAFSGGNRGRWRLNHSPLFLDFLEGKADFPCTAWAIPNYSLFGWQRPCYLMSDGYVPTYRELVEDTDWDKYGRGKDDRCANCMAHCGYEPTAVLATMGSLKESIRAVRETIQGNRG from the coding sequence ATGGCCATGCCGCTTCGCCAGTCCATCAGGGTCGGGACCTATCTTTTTGAACAGAAGTTGCGCAAGCGTGAGAAGTTTCCGCTGATCGTCGAGCTGGAACCGCTTTTCGCCTGCAATCTGAAATGCGAGGGCTGTGGAAAGATCCAGCATCCGGCCGGGATCCTGAAGCAGCGTATGCCGGTGGCCCAGGCCGTCGGGGCGGTCCTGGAATCCGGTGCGCCGATGGTGTCCATCGCGGGCGGCGAGCCACTGATGCACCCCCAGATCGACGAGATCGTGCGTCAGCTGGTGGCCAAGAAGAAGTACGTCTTCCTGTGCACCAACGCGCTGCTCATGCGCAAGAAGCTGGAGAAGTTCACCCCGTCGCCGTACTTCGCTTTCGCCGTGCACATCGACGGCCTGCGCGAGCGGCACGACGAGTCCGTGGCGAAGGAGGGTGTGTTCGACGAGGCGGTGGAGGCCATCAAGGAGGCCAAGCGGCAGGGCTTCCGGGTCACCACCAATTCCACGTTCTTCAACACCGACACCCCGCAGACCATCATCGAGGTGCTGAACTTCCTCAATGACGATCTCAAGGTCGACGAGATGATGATCTCGCCCGCCTACGCCTATGAGAAGGCGCCCGACCAGGAACACTTCCTCGGCGTCGAGCAGACGAGGGAACTCTTCAAGAAGGCGTTCTCCGGCGGCAACCGCGGCCGCTGGCGCCTCAACCACTCGCCGCTCTTCCTCGACTTCCTCGAGGGCAAGGCCGACTTCCCGTGCACGGCGTGGGCGATCCCCAACTACTCCCTCTTCGGCTGGCAGCGCCCCTGCTATCTGATGAGCGACGGGTATGTGCCCACCTACCGCGAACTGGTCGAGGACACCGACTGGGACAAGTACGGCCGGGGCAAGGACGACCGCTGCGCCAACTGCATGGCGCACTGCGGCTACGAGCCGACCGCGGTGCTCGCCACCATGGGGTCCCTGAAGGAGTCGATCAGGGCGGTCCGCGAGACGATCCAGGGCAACCGGGGCTGA
- a CDS encoding aspartate aminotransferase family protein — protein MTDGEPKAFEAPGPPAPSSKGFDLTRLLAERGAERYDLHTRYLNHQLPRMLHTIGFDKVYERAEGAYFWDADGHDYLDMLAGFGVMGLGRHHPVVRKALHDVLDASLADLTRFDCQPLPGLLAERLLAHSPHLDRVFFGNSGTEAVETALKFARYATGKPRILYCSHAFHGLTTGSLSVNGESGFRDGFAPLLPDTAVPLGDLAALERELKRGDVAALIVEPIQGKGVHEAPPGYLLAAQELLRRHKALLIADEVQTGLGRTGDFYAYQHDAGVEPDLVCVAKALSGGYVPVGATLGKDWIFKKVYSSMDRVLVHSASFGSNAQAMAAGLAVLSVMEEEAIVENARTTGDLLRTRLADLIGRYELLADVRGRGLMIGIEFGRPSSLKLRGRWTMLQAARKGLFAQMVVVPLLQKHRILTQVSGDHLEVIKLIPPLTITEREVDRFVAAFTAVMDDAHGGGGLMWDFGRTLVKQAVANR, from the coding sequence ATGACCGACGGCGAGCCGAAGGCCTTCGAGGCCCCTGGGCCCCCGGCCCCTTCGAGCAAGGGGTTCGACCTGACGCGACTCCTCGCCGAACGCGGGGCCGAGCGCTATGACCTGCACACCCGCTACCTCAACCACCAGCTGCCGCGCATGCTGCACACCATCGGTTTCGACAAGGTGTACGAGCGCGCGGAGGGCGCCTACTTCTGGGACGCCGATGGCCATGACTACCTCGACATGCTCGCCGGGTTCGGCGTCATGGGCCTCGGCCGCCACCACCCCGTCGTGCGCAAGGCGCTGCACGACGTCCTGGACGCCTCGCTCGCGGACCTGACCCGCTTCGACTGCCAGCCGCTGCCCGGCCTGCTCGCCGAGCGGCTGCTCGCGCACAGCCCGCACCTGGACCGGGTGTTCTTCGGCAACAGCGGCACCGAAGCCGTGGAGACCGCTCTCAAATTCGCCCGCTACGCCACCGGCAAACCCCGGATCCTGTACTGCTCGCACGCCTTCCACGGCCTGACGACCGGCTCGCTCTCGGTCAACGGCGAGTCGGGTTTTCGCGACGGCTTCGCGCCGCTGCTGCCCGACACGGCGGTGCCGCTCGGTGATCTGGCCGCCCTGGAGCGGGAGTTGAAGCGCGGCGACGTGGCCGCGCTCATCGTCGAGCCGATCCAGGGCAAGGGCGTCCACGAGGCGCCCCCCGGCTATCTGCTCGCCGCGCAGGAGCTGCTGCGCCGGCACAAGGCGCTGCTCATCGCCGACGAGGTGCAGACCGGTCTCGGGCGCACCGGTGACTTCTACGCCTACCAGCACGACGCGGGGGTCGAGCCCGACCTGGTGTGCGTGGCGAAAGCGCTCTCAGGCGGTTATGTGCCGGTCGGCGCCACCCTCGGCAAGGACTGGATCTTCAAGAAGGTCTACTCGTCCATGGATCGCGTCCTGGTCCACTCGGCCAGCTTCGGCTCCAACGCCCAGGCCATGGCGGCCGGGCTCGCCGTCCTGTCGGTCATGGAGGAGGAGGCGATCGTCGAGAACGCGCGCACCACCGGCGATCTGCTGCGCACCCGGCTCGCGGACCTGATCGGCCGCTACGAACTCCTTGCGGACGTACGCGGACGCGGTCTCATGATCGGGATCGAGTTCGGCCGGCCGTCCTCGCTCAAGCTGCGCGGGCGCTGGACCATGCTCCAGGCCGCGCGCAAGGGCCTGTTCGCGCAGATGGTGGTGGTGCCGCTGCTCCAGAAGCACCGCATCCTCACCCAGGTGTCCGGCGACCACCTGGAGGTGATCAAGCTGATTCCGCCGCTGACCATCACCGAGCGCGAGGTGGACCGGTTCGTGGCGGCCTTCACCGCCGTCATGGACGACGCGCACGGTGGCGGCGGCCTGATGTGGGACTTCGGGCGGACTCTGGTGAAGCAGGCGGTCGCCAACCGCTGA
- a CDS encoding XRE family transcriptional regulator, which produces MSTPGDEDVAALPGVAPRLRELRRRRGLTLEVAAQRAGLSPAHLSRLETGARQPSLPMLLALARIYGTTVSELLGEMPPEREPVIRAGRAAPSEADGWTYHQTGGPGRAMQALRVEVPYGTQRELVRVHPGEEWLYVLTGRLRLSLGEATHELDPGDSAHFDSLTPHRISAASHGGAAFLFVHTLLQSPDPHPYHPHS; this is translated from the coding sequence ATGAGCACTCCTGGCGACGAAGACGTCGCGGCGCTTCCGGGCGTCGCGCCCCGGCTGCGCGAACTGCGCCGCCGCCGCGGTCTCACCCTGGAGGTCGCCGCCCAGCGAGCCGGCCTCTCGCCCGCGCATCTGTCCCGCCTGGAGACGGGCGCGCGCCAGCCCTCGCTGCCGATGCTGCTCGCGCTTGCCCGCATCTACGGTACGACGGTTTCGGAACTGCTCGGGGAGATGCCGCCGGAGCGCGAGCCCGTCATCCGGGCCGGCCGCGCCGCACCGAGCGAGGCCGACGGCTGGACGTACCACCAGACCGGGGGACCGGGCCGCGCCATGCAGGCGCTGCGCGTCGAGGTCCCCTACGGCACCCAGCGCGAGCTGGTCCGGGTCCACCCCGGCGAGGAATGGCTCTACGTGCTGACCGGACGGCTCCGGCTGAGCCTGGGCGAGGCCACCCATGAACTCGACCCGGGCGACAGCGCGCACTTCGACTCACTCACCCCGCACCGGATCTCCGCCGCCTCGCACGGCGGAGCCGCGTTCCTTTTCGTGCACACCCTGCTCCAGAGCCCCGACCCGCATCCGTACCACCCGCACAGCTGA
- a CDS encoding DUF6126 family protein, translating to MSEHETAPLSATPRKNIEETAETKFPRGLVVRLFAYLVAGHVFAGFLYLLFEVGGK from the coding sequence ATGTCCGAGCACGAGACCGCTCCCCTTTCGGCGACACCCCGCAAGAACATCGAGGAGACGGCGGAGACCAAGTTCCCCAGGGGCCTGGTGGTCAGGCTCTTCGCCTACCTCGTCGCGGGACACGTCTTCGCCGGTTTCCTCTATCTGCTCTTCGAGGTGGGCGGCAAGTAG
- a CDS encoding tyrosine-protein phosphatase, producing MTQQIPQAPSTPSELTGVRNFRDVGGLPTVDGLRVRRGRLFRSGHLAHATAADAAFLATLGLHTVFDFRNAGDQKLEGPDIELPGVRNINIPLTDPADGAEFWKMVREGELEELRAALSGSRGADRMIASYRELVLGRTAEHGRVLHALATDSVPALMHCAAGKDRAGVSIALALLAVGVERDAIEADYLKSNAPHRRYPVRRAGTSADAMSAEVMELLSPLFDARASYLRAAFDTIEETWGTSERYFSQGLGLAPETRRRLRERLLESSV from the coding sequence GTGACCCAGCAGATACCGCAGGCCCCCTCGACCCCTTCCGAGCTGACGGGCGTGCGCAATTTCCGTGATGTGGGCGGGCTGCCGACCGTGGACGGACTGCGGGTGCGCCGTGGGCGGCTGTTTCGCAGCGGTCATCTCGCCCACGCCACCGCGGCCGACGCCGCCTTCCTCGCCACGCTCGGACTGCACACCGTCTTCGACTTCCGCAACGCGGGCGACCAGAAACTGGAGGGGCCCGACATCGAGCTGCCGGGCGTTCGCAACATCAACATTCCGCTGACGGATCCGGCCGACGGGGCGGAGTTCTGGAAGATGGTCCGCGAGGGCGAGCTCGAGGAGTTGCGGGCCGCTCTGTCGGGAAGCAGGGGCGCGGACCGGATGATCGCGTCGTACCGCGAGCTCGTCCTTGGGCGCACCGCCGAACACGGCCGGGTGCTGCACGCGCTGGCCACGGACAGCGTGCCTGCCCTGATGCACTGCGCGGCCGGAAAGGACCGGGCGGGCGTGTCCATAGCCCTGGCCCTGCTCGCGGTCGGCGTGGAGCGGGACGCCATCGAGGCCGACTACCTCAAGTCCAACGCCCCGCACCGTCGCTACCCGGTACGCCGCGCCGGCACGTCCGCCGATGCGATGTCCGCGGAGGTGATGGAACTCCTCAGCCCCCTTTTCGATGCCCGCGCCAGCTATCTGCGGGCCGCGTTCGACACCATCGAGGAGACCTGGGGCACCTCGGAGCGCTACTTCAGCCAGGGCCTCGGGCTCGCTCCCGAGACCCGCCGGCGGCTGCGTGAACGGCTCCTGGAGAGCTCCGTGTGA
- a CDS encoding S53 family peptidase, with the protein MHCLALERTDVKQHRGITADATPSGLGPADLQKAYNLPAGGGSGATVAIVDAQDDPNAEADLATYRSQYGLPACTTANGCFQKTDQDGGTNYPKADAGWAGEISLDVDMVSAACPQCHILLVEANSANMEDLGAAVNRAVAMGAKYVSNSYGGGEDTGDTAADTQYFNHPGVAITVSSGDNGYGVEYPASSPYVTAVGGTSLKRDGSTRGWSESVWGSSGGGEGAGSGCSAYETKPSWQKDTGCAKRAVADVAAVADPATGVAVYDSYQASGWNVYGGTSASSPIIAGVYALAGTPGANSTPSSFPYAHTSALNDVTSGANGSCSPAYLCTAGSGYDGPTGLGTPNGTAAFTG; encoded by the coding sequence ATGCACTGCCTCGCCCTGGAGCGTACGGACGTCAAGCAGCACAGAGGCATCACCGCCGACGCCACCCCCTCGGGTCTTGGCCCCGCCGATCTCCAGAAGGCCTACAACCTCCCGGCGGGCGGCGGTTCCGGCGCGACCGTGGCGATCGTGGACGCGCAGGACGACCCGAACGCGGAGGCCGACCTGGCGACCTATCGCTCCCAGTACGGTCTGCCCGCCTGCACCACCGCCAACGGCTGCTTCCAGAAGACCGACCAGGACGGCGGCACCAACTACCCCAAGGCGGACGCGGGTTGGGCCGGTGAGATCTCCCTCGACGTCGACATGGTCAGCGCCGCCTGCCCGCAGTGCCACATCCTGCTCGTCGAGGCCAACTCCGCCAACATGGAAGACCTGGGCGCCGCGGTGAACCGCGCGGTGGCCATGGGCGCCAAGTACGTCTCCAACAGCTATGGCGGCGGCGAGGACACCGGCGACACCGCGGCCGACACCCAGTACTTCAACCACCCGGGCGTCGCCATCACCGTCTCCTCCGGCGACAACGGCTACGGCGTCGAGTACCCGGCCTCCTCTCCGTATGTCACGGCGGTGGGCGGCACCTCGCTGAAGCGGGACGGCAGCACGCGCGGCTGGTCGGAGTCGGTGTGGGGGTCGAGCGGCGGCGGTGAAGGCGCGGGCTCGGGCTGCTCCGCGTACGAGACCAAGCCGTCCTGGCAGAAGGACACCGGCTGCGCCAAGCGGGCCGTCGCCGACGTCGCGGCCGTCGCCGACCCCGCCACGGGCGTCGCGGTGTACGACAGCTACCAGGCCAGCGGCTGGAACGTGTACGGCGGCACCAGCGCCTCCTCGCCCATCATCGCCGGCGTGTACGCGCTGGCCGGCACCCCCGGTGCGAACTCCACCCCCTCCTCCTTCCCCTACGCCCACACCTCCGCGCTCAACGACGTGACCTCCGGCGCCAACGGCAGTTGCAGCCCGGCCTACCTGTGCACGGCGGGCTCCGGCTACGACGGCCCGACCGGGCTCGGCACCCCGAACGGCACCGCGGCCTTCACCGGCTGA
- a CDS encoding SGNH/GDSL hydrolase family protein: MADDSRSFSNGTFGSYTAIGDSFTEGVGDPGPDGTFVGWADRFAVLLADQRPEGSFRYANLAVRGKLLDQIVEDQVPRAKELAPDLVSFCAGGNDIIRPGTDPDEVAERFERALADLKPAVGTVMVTTGFDTRGVTLLRHLRGKIATYNGHVRAIADRYDCPVLDLWSLKSVQDRRAWDGDRLHLSAEGHTRVALRAAQVLGFDVPADPDQPWPPLPPRGTLEVRRDDIHWAREYLVPWIGRRLRGESSGDAVSAKRPDLLPL; this comes from the coding sequence GTGGCAGACGATTCGAGATCATTCAGCAACGGCACGTTCGGGTCGTACACGGCGATCGGTGACAGCTTCACGGAAGGCGTCGGTGACCCCGGCCCGGACGGGACGTTCGTCGGCTGGGCGGACAGGTTCGCCGTCCTCCTCGCCGACCAGCGGCCGGAGGGGTCCTTCCGCTATGCCAATCTCGCGGTGCGCGGCAAGCTCCTCGACCAGATCGTCGAGGACCAGGTGCCCCGGGCCAAGGAGCTCGCCCCGGACCTGGTGAGCTTCTGCGCCGGCGGCAACGACATCATCCGCCCCGGCACCGACCCCGACGAGGTGGCCGAACGCTTCGAGCGGGCCCTCGCGGACCTGAAGCCGGCGGTCGGCACGGTCATGGTGACGACGGGCTTCGACACCCGGGGCGTCACGCTCCTGCGCCATCTGCGGGGCAAGATCGCGACGTACAACGGGCATGTGCGGGCCATCGCCGACCGCTACGACTGCCCGGTGCTGGACCTGTGGTCGCTCAAGTCCGTCCAGGACCGGCGGGCCTGGGACGGCGACCGGCTGCACCTGTCCGCCGAGGGGCACACCCGGGTCGCGCTGCGCGCGGCCCAGGTGCTCGGGTTCGATGTGCCGGCCGACCCCGACCAGCCGTGGCCCCCGCTGCCGCCGCGCGGCACCCTGGAGGTGCGGCGCGACGACATTCACTGGGCGCGCGAGTATCTGGTGCCATGGATCGGGCGGCGGCTGCGTGGTGAGTCGTCGGGCGACGCGGTGTCCGCCAAGCGCCCCGATCTGCTTCCGCTCTGA
- a CDS encoding NAD-dependent epimerase/dehydratase family protein, producing the protein MLGGTQFVGRAVTVAALARGHEVTVFHRGHHEPPAPAVSLRGDRTEPGGLAALADGTWDVVVDTWSSTPASVRDTARLLAGRAKRYVYVSSLSVYRHPTPLKADERAPLVEGSPDEAGVVPYPQAKRGGELAAVAEFGAERTVLARAGLILGPWENIGRLPWWLGRAARGGAMLAPGPRDLGIQYIDCRDLAEWILDAAQGGLHGAYNLVSPPGHATMGSLLDACVRVTGGRAAPRWTDPEAILAAGIEPWLQLPVWVPPGEQHDTVHGTAVAKALTAGLRCRPVEETVADTWAWLRSIGGTAPQRPDRPRVGLDPETEAKVLAE; encoded by the coding sequence ATGCTGGGCGGAACGCAATTCGTCGGCCGGGCCGTGACCGTGGCGGCGCTGGCACGCGGACACGAGGTGACGGTCTTCCACCGGGGACACCACGAGCCGCCCGCGCCGGCGGTGTCGCTGCGCGGCGACCGCACCGAGCCCGGCGGACTCGCCGCGCTCGCGGACGGCACGTGGGACGTGGTCGTCGACACCTGGTCAAGCACCCCGGCCTCGGTGCGCGACACGGCCCGGCTGCTCGCGGGGCGCGCGAAACGGTACGTCTATGTGTCGAGCCTGTCGGTGTACCGACACCCCACTCCCCTCAAGGCGGACGAGCGGGCACCGCTGGTGGAGGGCTCACCCGACGAGGCGGGCGTGGTGCCCTATCCGCAGGCCAAGCGCGGTGGCGAGCTGGCCGCCGTCGCGGAGTTCGGCGCCGAGCGGACCGTGCTGGCGCGGGCGGGCCTCATCCTGGGCCCCTGGGAGAACATCGGCCGGCTGCCGTGGTGGCTGGGCCGGGCCGCGCGCGGCGGCGCCATGCTCGCGCCGGGCCCGCGCGATCTGGGGATCCAGTACATCGACTGCCGCGATCTCGCGGAGTGGATCCTGGACGCGGCGCAGGGCGGGCTCCACGGCGCATACAACCTCGTCAGTCCGCCGGGCCACGCCACGATGGGCTCCCTGCTCGATGCGTGCGTACGGGTCACCGGCGGGCGGGCCGCGCCGCGCTGGACGGACCCGGAGGCCATCCTCGCGGCCGGGATCGAGCCGTGGCTTCAGCTTCCGGTGTGGGTTCCACCTGGCGAGCAGCACGACACGGTCCACGGGACGGCTGTCGCCAAGGCGCTCACGGCCGGACTGCGCTGTCGGCCCGTGGAGGAGACGGTCGCCGACACCTGGGCCTGGCTGCGCTCGATCGGTGGGACCGCGCCTCAGCGCCCGGACCGTCCCCGGGTCGGTCTCGACCCGGAGACGGAGGCCAAGGTGCTGGCCGAATGA